In Pseudomonadota bacterium, one genomic interval encodes:
- the murG gene encoding undecaprenyldiphospho-muramoylpentapeptide beta-N-acetylglucosaminyltransferase: MQMADLISGSKIVLTAGGTGGHMFPALALAQSLASRGCQVSLVTDERGAKYIKQPQGIEIKVLDLSRMSQAGLRGKLGGVGQLLARFWQMWRWMRRRKPDTVVGFGGYPAFPTLLSAVIHRASISLHEQNGVMGRVNRWFIRWATHVGVSFPGTQRIKPKYQHKVHLTGLPVRDSIKRAAQTVYALPKTGERFRVLVIGGSQGSGIFSDVVPQALAKLSDQQQDRLHVVQQCRGEHMLATKKAYKVLAVTSRLSGFIQGIASELAKAHLVITRAGASSTAELLTVGRPTIFVPYPHATDDHQTANAKYAQSTGMGWLISQEKLTAEVLARHIGQLLEHPQHLLAAAVCLRDVQ; the protein is encoded by the coding sequence ATGCAAATGGCAGACCTAATTTCAGGTAGCAAGATAGTTTTGACTGCTGGTGGCACAGGCGGTCACATGTTTCCAGCGCTGGCACTGGCGCAATCTCTTGCCAGCCGAGGCTGTCAGGTGAGTCTGGTGACGGATGAGCGGGGTGCAAAATATATCAAACAGCCTCAGGGTATCGAGATCAAAGTGTTGGATCTTTCCCGAATGAGTCAAGCTGGCCTGCGGGGCAAGCTAGGCGGTGTTGGCCAATTACTAGCTCGATTTTGGCAAATGTGGCGCTGGATGCGCAGACGCAAGCCAGATACGGTTGTGGGCTTTGGCGGATATCCAGCCTTTCCAACCCTTTTAAGTGCGGTAATACACCGCGCCTCGATCAGTTTGCATGAACAAAATGGTGTGATGGGGCGCGTTAATCGTTGGTTCATTCGTTGGGCCACCCATGTGGGGGTTTCGTTTCCAGGTACGCAAAGAATTAAGCCAAAGTACCAGCATAAAGTTCATCTGACGGGCCTGCCGGTGCGCGATAGCATCAAGCGGGCTGCACAAACGGTTTATGCTCTTCCCAAAACAGGAGAACGTTTTCGAGTTTTGGTTATAGGTGGCAGTCAAGGATCTGGCATTTTCAGCGACGTGGTGCCGCAAGCACTTGCCAAACTCAGTGATCAACAACAGGATAGATTACACGTGGTCCAGCAGTGCCGTGGAGAACATATGCTGGCAACCAAAAAAGCTTACAAAGTACTTGCTGTAACGTCTAGGCTTTCTGGATTTATCCAAGGTATCGCTTCAGAGCTGGCTAAGGCGCATTTAGTAATCACTAGGGCAGGGGCCTCAAGCACTGCTGAGCTATTAACAGTTGGCCGCCCAACGATTTTTGTTCCCTATCCTCATGCCACTGACGATCACCAAACTGCCAATGCCAAATATGCACAAAGTACCGGGATGGGTTGGTTGATCTCTCAGGAAAAATTGACTGCTGAAGTGCTGGCCAGGCATATTGGTCAACTGCTCGAGCACCCGCAACATTTGTTGGCTGCGGCAGTTTGTCTCAGGGATGTTCAGTGA